The Thermoproteota archaeon genome includes a window with the following:
- a CDS encoding queuine tRNA-ribosyltransferase, whose product MDSVYKLKCTIDALFGTGVSRQLPKKLEITYSKKNGRIKSVFHEEKLLCTLRIDGGLAITPYFAQILLKSKKFAENCIEVDEESRPFIEDGKSVFCKHVTRCGKNVQISSDTAVVYKNKVIAVGKAVLSSNIIPFMKRGVAVKVRDSLKNNETGVKTP is encoded by the coding sequence ATGGATTCCGTTTACAAGCTCAAATGTACCATTGATGCATTATTTGGCACTGGGGTTTCTAGACAACTGCCAAAGAAACTTGAGATAACCTATTCTAAAAAAAATGGAAGAATCAAGAGTGTATTTCATGAAGAAAAATTACTGTGTACATTACGAATTGATGGAGGACTTGCAATTACTCCGTATTTTGCTCAAATTCTTTTGAAGAGTAAAAAATTTGCAGAAAACTGTATCGAGGTAGATGAGGAATCTCGACCCTTCATTGAGGATGGAAAATCAGTCTTTTGTAAACATGTAACAAGATGTGGGAAAAATGTGCAGATCTCGTCAGATACTGCTGTTGTTTACAAAAATAAGGTCATTGCAGTTGGCAAGGCGGTTTTATCTTCTAATATTATTCCGTTTATGAAAAGGGGAGTCGCAGTAAAAGTTAGAGATAGTTTAAAAAACAATGAAACTGGAGTTAAAACACCATGA
- a CDS encoding transcription factor — protein sequence MMRGGNRQMRRMMDKMGLDMQEIPNVQEVIIKTDKKEIILSKPQVTEMKAKDNSIFTITADGYEEKELEVPIFSEEDIELVCAQAGVDEEKAKNALAEANGDLARAILLLTTN from the coding sequence ATGATGCGCGGAGGCAATCGCCAAATGCGAAGAATGATGGACAAGATGGGTCTTGACATGCAAGAGATCCCCAATGTCCAGGAAGTTATCATAAAGACTGACAAAAAAGAGATTATCTTATCCAAACCTCAAGTTACAGAAATGAAAGCAAAGGACAACTCTATCTTTACAATTACTGCAGATGGCTATGAGGAAAAGGAACTTGAAGTTCCAATCTTCTCTGAGGAGGATATTGAGCTAGTCTGTGCCCAGGCGGGAGTTGATGAGGAAAAGGCTAAAAACGCTTTGGCAGAGGCAAATGGCGATCTAGCAAGGGCAATACTGCTTTTGACCACAAATTGA